Proteins co-encoded in one Cyprinus carpio isolate SPL01 chromosome B5, ASM1834038v1, whole genome shotgun sequence genomic window:
- the LOC109074156 gene encoding cyclin-O: MSALSDSGFEEDLHTSPAAASRVRLTSDLQECDYEESCFIIQRHSELQFLAQNCLARQPQITAEARSKLVSWLIAVHRQLKLSFESCCLAVNIMDRFLITTSVAADCFQLLGVTSLLIATKQVEVYSPRITQLLSLCCNSFSREQLCNLECLILLRLNFRLAAPTLAFFLDYFTSRTTGCQTDEAMDKMVTTQDKNVWKEPEKKWKWLACKVCELSLADYTFNKYMPSVIVLCAMKVAKDLLKIHSVQPIDNNAGSSQTLESFCFQEFPTFEAQLLFQQCTEDLKLLVSLNQDAVQDCISL, from the exons aTGTCTGCGCTGAGTGACTCTGGCTTTGAGGAAGATCTCCACACTTCTCCAGCAGCGGCTTCAAGGGTCAGACTGACCTCAGACCTGCAGGAGTGTGACTATGAAGAGAGCTGCTTCATCATCCAGAGACACAGTGAACTGCAGTTTCTGGCGCAGAACTGCCTCGCGCGACAACCGCAG ATTACAGCAGAGGCTCGCAGTAAACTGGTGAGCTGGCTCATAGCGGTACACAGACAGCTCAAACTGTCTTTTGAATCATGCTGCTTGGCTGTTAATATCATGGACCGTTTCCTGATCACAACCTCAGTAGCTGCAGACTGTTTCCAATTACTGGGAGTGACATCTCTGCTGATCGCCACAAAACAG GTTGAAGTGTATTCGCCTCGCATCACACAGCTTCTGTCGCTTTGCTGCAATTCTTTTTCCAGAGAACAGCTGTGCAATCTTGAGTGCCTGATCCTTCTCAGACTCAATTTCAGACTGGCTGCACCTACCCTTGCTTTCTTTCTGGACTATTTCACCAGTCGCACTACTGGATGTCAGACTGATGAAGCCATGGATAAGATGGTCACTACACAGGATAAAAATGTATGGAAGGAGCCTGAGAAGAAGTGGAAATGGTTGGCATGCAAAGTCTGTGAACTGAGTTTGGCTGACTACACATTTAACAAGTATATGCCTTCTGTGATTGTGCTGTGTGCTATGAAAGTTGCAAAAGATCTGCTGAAGATTCATTCAGTGCAGCCCATAGACAACAATGCTGGCTCATCACAAACACTGGAGTCTTTCTGTTTTCAAGAGTTTCCAACATTTGAAGCTCAGCTTTTGTTTCAGCAATGCACAGAAGATCTGAAATTGTTAGTTTCTCTTAATCAAGATGCAGTCCAGGACTGCATatcattataa
- the isca1 gene encoding iron-sulfur cluster assembly 1 homolog, mitochondrial, with product MSASIARATVRAVSRRKILPTRAALTLTPSAVNKVKQLLQNKPEYIGLKVGVRTRGCNGLTYTLDYTKEKDKSDEEVLQDGVRVFIEKKAQLTLLGTEMDFVETKLSSEFVFNNPNIKGTCGCGESFNI from the exons ATGTCAGCCTCCATAGCACGGGCGACAGTGAGGGCGGTTAGCAGACGGAAAATACTTCCAACAAGAGCCGCTTTGACGCTG acACCTTCAGCTGTTAATAAAGTTAAGCAACTTTTACAGAACAAACCAGAATAT ATCGGCCTCAAAGTTGGTGTTCGAACCCGAGGCTGCAATGGCCTCACTTACACACTGGACTATactaaagagaaagacaaatcaGACGAGGAGGTGTTACAAGACG GTGTGAGAGTGTTCATAGAGAAGAAGGCTCAGCTGACGCTGCTCGGCACGGAGATGGATTTTGTTGAAACGAAACTTTCCAGCGAGTTTGTGTTCAACAATCCCAACATCAAAGGGACGTGTGGCTGCGGGGAAAGCTTCAACATATGA